ATTATCATTTGCATGCCGATAAACTTTCACCAAAACAGTATATTGAAAAAGTAAAACGCAAACAGATTGATGATCCGGTTTTAAATTTTCAAATTTCAAACGATTTTCACCCGGTTCGTGTATTGAAAGGGTATTTGGAAGGCGATAAAGCTTCGGGCGAGTTTGCGGTGTTAATGGAGTGGGACAATATTTATTACACCAAACCAATTGCAAAACCAAAACCATCTGCTGTAAAAAGCGTTGTGCGCCTTGGCCTCATCCAGTGGCAAATGCGAAGCTATGCGGGCATGGAGGACCTTATGCACCAAGCGGAATATTTTATAGATTGTGTTGCCGGTTATCGTTGCGACTTCGCGATGTTCCCCGAGTTTTTCAACGCGCCGTTAATGGCTGAATACAATGAAATGAGCGAACCGGACGCCATTCGCGAGTTGGCGAAACATACGAAGGAAATAACCGAGCGCTTATCGCAATTGTCTATTTCTTACAACATCAATATCATTACCGGCAGTATGCCCGAGATTGTCCGCGGCAAACTTTACAACGTGGGCTATCTATGTCGTCGCGATGGAAGCGTGGAGCGGTATGAAAAAATTCACGTTACGCCCGATGAAGAAAGAGTTTGGGGGATGGTAAACGGGAATTCCCTTAAAACCTTCGATACCGACTGCGGAAAAATAGGGGTGTTGATTTGCTACGATTCCGAATTTCCGGAACTTTCGCGCCTTCTTTCCGATGAAGGAATGGATATTCTTTTTGTACCATTTTTGACCGATACCCAAAATGGCTATTCGCGTGTAAGACTTTGTGCCCAGGCAAGAGCAATTGAAAACGAATGTTATGTGGCCATTGCGGGAAGCGTCGGAAACCTTCCGAAGGTTCATAATATGGATATTCAATATGCACAGAGCGCCGTTTTCACTCCCTGCGATTTCTCATTTCCGAATAACGGCATAAAAGCAGAAGCAACCCCAAATACCGAAATGATTTTGGTGGCCGATGTTGACATTGATCTGCTTCGCGAACTGCATACTTTTGGAGCAGTTAGAAATTTAAAGGATAGACGGAAAGATTTTTATAGGTTAGAAAGGGTTAAAAAATAGTAGCAAGTGTAGACTTTAAAACGAAACGGGTTTTTGCTTTGGAGAAAGAAAGATTTCCCAAACGGCAAATCCAATTACACCTGCATATTCCAAAGTAACGAGCCAAAGATTTTCGTCAAAACCATCTTTTCCGTAAGCATAATAGCTTAGCATTACTACAAAACTCCAAACAATTGGGAATTTATATTTCGTAAAAACGGAAAGGAAAAGGGGCGTGGCGATGTACCACGGATGCACAGTTGTTGAAAGCAAAAAGTAAATTGAAACCGCAAAAAGCATCCCGATCATCAATTCCTGTGGCGTTTTATTTTTTCTGAAAAAAGCAATCGCCAAAACAAAAAGTAATACAAAAACAGGCAGAATCTTTCCAGTAGTTCCTATAATATTCCATCCTACAACTTGAAACCCAATCCACCGAATTATATAGTAAACACTCGCATTAAACTCAAAATTCTGGAACCAAAGTGCGATGGTCGAAGAGAAATTTTGAATAAATTCTGAAGAAAGAAAGGGGAGAAATACAAGTACTACTGTAAATCCGATAACTGAATAAAATCCAGCGAGTCTTTTAATCGAAACCCCAAAGATTTCTAAAACCTTTTGGGTTTTGTCATTAATGAAATATGTCAAAAACAAAGGCAAAAACAATAATGGAAGCAATTTCACAGAAACAGAAATTCCAATCAAAATCGCGGCCCACAACCATTTTCCCTTAAAAAGAAGATAAAGCGCCCAAACAAAAAAGAAAAGCATCACTCCTTCAAAATGAAGGTTCCCTGTAAGTTCGATAATGATAAAAGGATTCAGAAAATACCAAAAGATGTTTTTAATTGGAAGGTTCCACTTCTCCAAAAGTTTCTTTCCGAAGTAAAGAATACCAACATCTGCCAAAATAATCAGCACCCGAAGAACAACCACAGAACCCAAAATGCTTTTTCCCGCAAAGAGTGCAGCAATTGCAAAAAACAATTGGTTAATCGGTGGGTAATTACTGAAGTGACTTGCATTTAGGGCGCCCATTCCCTCAATTAATTGTTGGGATTGCTCCATTGTCACTCCGAGCGCAGTCGCGGAGCTGGGAGTGAACAAGTATGGACTCACGCCCTGCAAAAGCAACCGCCCATCCCATAAAAACCGATAAAAATCCTGCGAAAGATTTGGGATTGCAGCAATAAAGGCAAGTCTTGAAACAATTCCCAAACTCGCCAATAACCAAAAATTCAGCTTGACTTTTTCAATAAAATAATAGGAAAGATAAAAAAGATAAGTGCAAATTAAAATGAGTTTTATAAAATCACTTCGCTCCAAACCATAACCAAAATTGATATAAAGCGCAA
The Aequorivita iocasae genome window above contains:
- a CDS encoding bifunctional GNAT family N-acetyltransferase/carbon-nitrogen hydrolase family protein; protein product: MEQQKIENIELKFLTLKDYEALKEATIQSYGGLPNSYWKINEIGNLIDIFPEGQVVIMADGEIAGCALSIIVDFDELGEKHTYKDITDDPTFGIHDPDGDVLYGIDVFIRPDFRGLRLGRRLYDYRKELCENLNLKSIVFGGRMPNYHLHADKLSPKQYIEKVKRKQIDDPVLNFQISNDFHPVRVLKGYLEGDKASGEFAVLMEWDNIYYTKPIAKPKPSAVKSVVRLGLIQWQMRSYAGMEDLMHQAEYFIDCVAGYRCDFAMFPEFFNAPLMAEYNEMSEPDAIRELAKHTKEITERLSQLSISYNINIITGSMPEIVRGKLYNVGYLCRRDGSVERYEKIHVTPDEERVWGMVNGNSLKTFDTDCGKIGVLICYDSEFPELSRLLSDEGMDILFVPFLTDTQNGYSRVRLCAQARAIENECYVAIAGSVGNLPKVHNMDIQYAQSAVFTPCDFSFPNNGIKAEATPNTEMILVADVDIDLLRELHTFGAVRNLKDRRKDFYRLERVKK
- a CDS encoding glycosyltransferase 87 family protein, yielding MNFFKKYKIPLLFAIASIALYINFGYGLERSDFIKLILICTYLFYLSYYFIEKVKLNFWLLASLGIVSRLAFIAAIPNLSQDFYRFLWDGRLLLQGVSPYLFTPSSATALGVTMEQSQQLIEGMGALNASHFSNYPPINQLFFAIAALFAGKSILGSVVVLRVLIILADVGILYFGKKLLEKWNLPIKNIFWYFLNPFIIIELTGNLHFEGVMLFFFVWALYLLFKGKWLWAAILIGISVSVKLLPLLFLPLFLTYFINDKTQKVLEIFGVSIKRLAGFYSVIGFTVVLVFLPFLSSEFIQNFSSTIALWFQNFEFNASVYYIIRWIGFQVVGWNIIGTTGKILPVFVLLFVLAIAFFRKNKTPQELMIGMLFAVSIYFLLSTTVHPWYIATPLFLSVFTKYKFPIVWSFVVMLSYYAYGKDGFDENLWLVTLEYAGVIGFAVWEIFLSPKQKPVSF